From the Mastacembelus armatus chromosome 14, fMasArm1.2, whole genome shotgun sequence genome, one window contains:
- the hspb1 gene encoding heat shock protein beta-1, translating into MAERHIPFTLLRTPSWDPFRDWPQSSRIFDQAFGMPVLPEDLATFPSTHWPGYIRPTILAPDMATMMYPGAVMAQQARALSRQMSSGMSEIKQTQDNWKVSLDVNHFSPEELVVKTKDGVVEISGKHEERKDEHGFVSRSFTRKYTLPPTTNIEKVTSSLSPEGVLTVEAPLIRPAIESSATTIPVTVDSKGGVVKK; encoded by the exons ATGGCTGAGAGACATATTCCTTTCACCCTGCTCCGCACTCCGAGTTGGGACCCATTCCGTGACTGGCCCCAGAGCAGTCGCATCTTCGACCAGGCCTTCGGCATGCCCGTCCTGCCAGAGGACCTCGCCACATTCCCTAGCACCCATTGGCCAGGGTACATACGGCCCACCATCCTGGCCCCAGATATGGCCACCATGATGTACCCTGGTGCCGTGATGGCCCAGCAGGCTCGTGCCCTGTCCCGCCAGATGAGCAGCGGCATGTCAGAGATTAAGCAGACTCAAGACAACTGGAAAGTATCCCTTGATGTGAACCACTTCTCACCTGAGGAGCTGGTGGTGAAGACCAAGGATGGTGTGGTGGAAATCAGTG GCAAGCATGAAGAGAGGAAGGACGAGCATGGTTTTGTGTCCAGAAGCTTCACCAGGAAATACAC ACTGCCTCCGACAACTAACATTGAAAAGGTGACTTCCTCCCTGTCTCCTGAGGGGGTGCTGACTGTTGAGGCTCCTTTGATCAGACCGGCCATCGAGTCTTCAGCGACCACAATACCTGTCACAGTGGACAGCAAAGGTGGAGTGGTGAAGAAGTAg